The following coding sequences lie in one Crassostrea angulata isolate pt1a10 chromosome 10, ASM2561291v2, whole genome shotgun sequence genomic window:
- the LOC128168203 gene encoding uncharacterized protein LOC128168203: protein MMVVTSTDLDYGVIFGPIVVQPSILNPSCLIGLMTEDSRSDLSDTRLSLNLLGLSRRSPSLDWLVCIPPARHEEEQNMEAYSKDGGVYYRTLRIIWAGEPLFVWYSKDFCQTLQIPAVRGRGDQIKDHLVCTSCGEVFVYEFSLMAHKRFKCEESETSNFKETSIENIKTELESMTSKLQKLLQEMVLDGESMASKDSATSRIQKRHFTNEENTQSNPRTKMGKFSCKSLMNSFSDVSAFRKVELQNKHPSSNFPAKCLKLSDSPDLNLYVHTVSVQDSRLTSVLPKRFPNRTVHAQLPLSQRGSQEVPHSSSMMSVSDPWKQYFLSERLNAGIPYMKNSNPMVEKILQNTSPVAVSSPVNAMALSQNWCAKCNASFRMTSDLVYHMRSHHKREFDPVKKKRDDKLRCNICQETFRERHHLTRHMTSHV from the exons ATGATGGTGGTCACAAGTACGGACCTGGATTACGGCGTCATTTTTGGACCCATTGTTGTCCAGCCGTCCATTCTCAACCCAAGTTGTTTAATAGGACTAATGACAGAGGATAGCAGGAGTGACCTGAGTGACACTAGGCTATCG TTGAACCTCCTAGGGTTGTCCCGGCGGAGCCCCTCCCTGGACTGGCTGGTGTGTATCCCCCCGGCCCGACACGAGGAGGAACAGAACATGGAGGCGTACAGTAAGGACGGCGGGGTATACTACCGCACCCTACGGATCATCTGGGCGGGGGAACCGCTGTTTGTCTGGTACAGTAAGGACTTCTGTCAGACCCTGCAGATCCCGGCCGTCAGGGGGCGCGGTGACCAGA TAAAGGACCACTTGGTCTGCACAAGTTGTGGAGAAGTGTTCGTGTACGAGTTTTCATTAATGGCTCACAAACGTTTCAAATGCGAGGAATCCgaaacatcaaattttaaagaaactaGTATTGAAAATATCAAGACCGAGTTAGAATCAATGACATCCAAACTTCAGAAATTACTTCAGGAGATGGTGTTAGATGGGGAATCTATGGCCTCCAAAGACAGTGCTACCAGTAGAATACAAAAGCGTCATTTTACAAATGAAGAAAACACACAAAGCAATCCACGAACAAAAATGGGGAAATTTTCTTGTAAAAGTCTGATGAACTCATTTTCAGATGTCAGTGCTTTTCGAAAAGTTGAACTGCAAAACAAACATCCATCATCCAATTTTCCcgcaaaatgtttaaaactgtCTGATTCTCCAGACCTAAATTTATACGTTCATACTGTCAGTGTTCAGGATTCACGGTTAACGTCCGTTTTACCAAAACGTTTTCCAAACAGAACAGTGCATGCGCAGCTGCCATTATCACAACGAGGCTCCCAGGAAGTGCCACACAGTTCTAGTATGATGTCTGTATCCGATCCATGGAAGCAGTACTTCCTGTCGGAAAGACTAAATGCCGGAATACCGTACATGAAGAATTCTAATCCAATGGTGGAAAAGATTTTACAGAATACCTCCCCTGTAGCCGTTTCCTCTCCCGTCAATGCGATGGCGTTATCCCAGAACTGGTGCGCTAAATGCAACGCTTCCTTCCGTATGACGAGTGATCTCGTCTATCACATGAGATCTCATCATAAACGAGAATTTGATCCCGTGAAGAAGAAACGAGACGACAAATTACGGTGTAATATCTGCCAGGAAACGTTCAGAGAGAGGCACCATTTAACTCGTCACATGACGTCACATGTTTAA